In Rhodothermales bacterium, the genomic stretch GAAGTCGTCACAGAGTACGACCGCTCCGGACTGATCAAGCAGGCGGTCAGGACTCTTCAGACCAAACTGTGGGAGGAGATGCTCGCGGTGGCCCTGATCGTCGTCATCTTCCTGTTACATGTGAGGAGCGCGTTCGTCGCGTTGATCACCGTGCCGGTGGGCATTCTGATTTCTCTCACGGTGATGTACCTGCTGGGCATCAACGCAAATATTATGAGCCTGGGCGGCATCGCTATCGCGATTGGAGTGATGGTGGACGCATCTCTCGTTATGGTCGAGAACGCCCACAAGCACCTGGAACGTACCAGAGATCGACTCGGACGAGAACTTCGGGAAAAAGAACGCTTCATCGCAATCGTCGACGCGGCTAAGGAAGTCGGGCCCAGCCTGTTCTTTTCGCTGCTGATCGTAACCGTCAGTTTCCTTCCCGTGTTTACGCTTGAGCAGGTGGAAGGGCGCCTATTCAGACCGCTCGCCTTCACGAAGACGTTTGCGATGAGCGCGTCTGCTCTCCTCGCGATCACTCTCGTGCCCGCCCTGATGGTGACCTTTATCAGGGGACGGATTCCCAACGAGAAGACCAACCCGGTCGCGCGCTTCTTCATCGCATCCTATCGACCGGTCATCCGATTCACGTTGCGGCACCCGGTCGGGATCCTCGTGGCAAGTCTCATCATCCCGATCGTTACGCTGCTGCCGCTGCAGCGAATGATTTTTGATCGGACCATCGTTCCGTTTCCGCAACTCGGATCTGAATTCATGCCGCCTCTTAATGAGGGGGACTTGTTGTACATGCCTACAACGCTTCCCGGTGTTTCAATTCAGAAGGCAAAGGAGCTACTGCAGCAGACCGACCGGATCATCGCAGGGTTTCCGGAGGTGCAGAGTGTCTTCGGCAAGGCGGGACGGGCCGAGTCGGCCACGGATCCAGCACCGCTGTCGATGATCGAAACGACAATCATCCTCAAACCGCGGGCAGAATGGCGACCCGGGATGACGATCCCCCGTCTCGTAGACGAACTTGATGCCGCAATTCAGATTCCCGGACTGACGAACGCGTGGACGATGCCTATTCGCGCAAGAACGGACATGCTGGCGACGGGTATCCGAACTCCCGTAGGTATAAAGATTGCAGGCGCCGACCTCAAGGTTCTCGAGCAGATCGGGTCCCGGATAGAG encodes the following:
- a CDS encoding efflux RND transporter permease subunit encodes the protein EVVTEYDRSGLIKQAVRTLQTKLWEEMLAVALIVVIFLLHVRSAFVALITVPVGILISLTVMYLLGINANIMSLGGIAIAIGVMVDASLVMVENAHKHLERTRDRLGRELREKERFIAIVDAAKEVGPSLFFSLLIVTVSFLPVFTLEQVEGRLFRPLAFTKTFAMSASALLAITLVPALMVTFIRGRIPNEKTNPVARFFIASYRPVIRFTLRHPVGILVASLIIPIVTLLPLQRMIFDRTIVPFPQLGSEFMPPLNEGDLLYMPTTLPGVSIQKAKELLQQTDRIIAGFPEVQSVFGKAGRAESATDPAPLSMIETTIILKPRAEWRPGMTIPRLVDELDAAIQIPGLTNAWTMPIRARTDMLATGIRTPVGIKIAGADLKVLEQIGSRIEGVIRGVSGTRSVFAERVAGGYFVDIDVNRAEAGRFGLTTSDVLDVVASAVGGMNVTRTVEGLERYPVNVRYPEAYRDNITALRDVLVSTPNGIQLPLGQLADVSLTTGPPMIKSENARPNAWVFVDLNDGVDIGSYVQEARRAVADAVDLPAGYSLAWSGQFEYMERTSRRLQVLVPLTLAVIFLLLFVHLRSGVDALLLMIPLPFAAMGAVWLLVLLDYNMSVAVGVGIIAVAGLAAETALVMHVYLHEAVERYRLGGRLVDRSSLGSALEEGAVDRVRPKLMTVFTTIIGLLPIMFGTAIGTEVMKRIAAPMIGGLITSTINTLIMIPAIYALVYGIRYRDEISGKSVGSGEADEGEVAGVIANR